The following is a genomic window from Bombus vancouverensis nearcticus chromosome 15, iyBomVanc1_principal, whole genome shotgun sequence.
TGTTGGAATGTTACCTTGACCAGTTACAGGAGGATTTGTAGGAGTTGCAACTACTTCTACAATCCGAGGTTCCGCCGGTGGATCTTCCATTCCTTGGGTGAGATCATCTTCCTCTTCGCCGCCGCCGCGTGATTTTTTTGGAGCCGTAAGTGACGACGAAGACGAAGTACTCTGGACACCTGATGGCCCTCTTGCGCTTTTACGCTTTCCCGGTTTCGGTGATGGACTAGGAGATCGTTTCCGTTTTGGTTTTTTTGCTGAAGGCGGAGGATGAGATGGCTGAGCCATTAAATCTTCTACGGAAAGTcggtatttatgtatttttttttgaCCATTTTCATCTATTTCATAGTCTTCTTCGTTCATCCATTCGTTATATTGATCTAAATCTAACGCCCACGTTGCCGATACTTTGTATATCGATTTCATGTTTGTATTTGTAAGCGTGCCTTCTGGAAAATCCCAAGGAAGATCCAATGCAGTCCAAGAATCGTAACTATCTGGGAAATAATACCAATGAAGAAGAACAGATCTTTCTCGTCTCATGCAAGGCCGTGCATACTCTTCTTCCATAGGGTCAACCGGGGGGTAAATTATGTGTGTCGCATCTGCTTCATTTTCAACAATACTACCTTGATGTCGACGAACTGCTTCTTTTACTTTCGCAGCAGTTGATTTGTCTACATCAGGTCTAACATATACACTTGGTATAATCATACAACGATTTTGTACCAAGGCTCGTTCAGCTGCCATTAACATTTCCACTGTTCTGTCCATACGAGATCCTGACTAAAAAACAACATTTATTTGTATGTGTAAAGAATTGTTaaattatgtttataatatCATACTTACCTTTCCAACAGGGAAGTCAAATCGACGCCATCCTTGTTCTTGCTTAAAACGATATGCTGTAGCAAGAATATGACATAGTCCACCTCCAGGTTTAAAATCTAGGAAACATTTCatctgaaaatttaataaatgatttGGTTAGTTTAAAAAAAGATACTTTCCATTGTATCAACCAATAAATACATACAGGAAGTCTTGTCATTGGAGGTTTTGAAACATTCTTTCCTAAATTATCTTCTTGAAATTGCAGTAATTGTACTATCAATGTAGCTAAGCTTTTATTAGTAGGAGGATCCGTTTGAACGTACTAAAAAGATATTTGAGAGAGGTATAAGGCAAATATCAAAAGATGTGCaaacaattatatttatattcattatatatatacacacaacaTTCAATTAAGTTaggtatatataaatatcatatatatatatacatttatgtgTGATtctacatataatttataaaataaaataaaatattcacatGCTACATTATGAAAATGACATTTCTGTGCATAAAagcaatattttattagaaaataaatataacaaatagtTAATCTATATATGATATTaacctttattattatttttactatttatattaattcgaaaataaaaatataatcgtaGTAAATTACAGATGgaataatagaataattaaaaagtaaagtaaaagattGTTAATATAGCACATAAACTAGTAAGCAGTTGACCAAATACTTCGACGCCGGGCGTTTGGATGTACCTTTTTGCAGTTTTTCAAAAGCCATTGTTTAACTCCATCGAGTTGTGTAAGAATTTCTTGGGACTCAAAAAACTTCGTATTGGGTCCACCGTCCTTTTTAGGTCCTAACGCGAGCATCCTTTATGAAATATTAACTTAAAAAATTGTTGAACGCACTACAAGAAAGAACACCGCGTTTGTTGCAAACATGACACACCTCTGAAGTTGGTTCTAGCCATATTATTCCAATACAGGAATATTTCGATTTACGTTCGTGAATTTTTTCTTCAACATCAAATAGGCTTTTACAGTCTATAAATAAGTATTTCCTAATAAAAActcagaaatatatatttgtttttcgttactTATAACCTTAACCGATCTGATAATATTTACTGTTAACCATGAACGAAGCAGATAGTGACTTTAAAGGTTGGTAGACATGCTCGTGTATACTCGGAATTATTCGATACGTATTTACAATTGCTCCCATACTTACATCTCATGTTTCCATCTCATAGTACTCTGACAGTACCAATTATAAATTAGAGCTAGGCTAGTTAAGAATCGTATTAGATTTTTTTAATCGAATTAGATTATTCAATGTACTCAATAGATACATAATAGTAATTATGTCTGATAAAGAAGATATAGACATAAATAAGAAGTTAGAAGATTTACTATTTGTCGAAGAAAATGCCCAATCCGTAGGTTACGAAGAAGGTTTTGAGGTTGGCAAAAAGCAATTGGAAAATGGGTTTCATTTTGGATATCACAGGGGTAGTTTGGTAGGTGCACAATTGGGATATTACAGTGGTATTTTGGAACAATATTTAACTACCAATAGATGTAATTCAGAGAAAGCTGTTTCCATTGCAAAAACACTTTTGcaggatatttataattttcctaaatttaatGATGAGACGGTGGATATATTGAAAATTGtagataatattaaatttaaatatgccAAGTTTTGTGCACTGACAAAAATATCTTCGTCATATCCAGAAGTGGATAAACTCGATTTTTAATTGTAtgagaatatatttaaataaataaagagtgGAACAATATTGTAGGACTGTATCTGGGCttcataatatttttcatttttaacaatCATAATAAACATTGTTATTTGGACAGAATTTATACCATATTGTACCAAGTTTAAAtgtgataaatattaaaatcatGTATGATAAAcatttcgatgaaattatatatttcattaacaCATATCATAAGTTGGTAAATTGTCATATAGTTGATTTTATTACTGAGAACTTATGGACAACATGTTTACCAGAAGCCTTAAGGTCAGAATTAGAGAAGAACGAACTCAGTTGGATTAGTTGGACAGAAAATGACAATTGTCCTACactgaataattttataaagttgGCAAAATCTTTATCTTTGCAATCATGCTCTATAGAAACAAATTCAAAAGATTTTTTAAACACATTACCAGATACAAATAATCAGAAGAAATGTATGTGTGAAAATATTAAGATagaatttataaatacaaaaaagTTGCACGAGGTTGAATCCCTTGGAAACATTATTGGGGAAGTTGCTGCAAGAACAAATAATCTAGTAATAGATGCTGGTGCTGGAAAAGCATATCTGTCAACATTTTTAGCAGAAAATCATAAAGTTCCTGTTCTTGCAATAGATTCTTCACAATTATGTAGTAATGGAGCAATCTGTAGACAAAAAAAATTACGGAAGAAGCTGATACTCTCTCCAATGCTGGTAGTAAcagtgtattaaatttttataaaatactgcATTTGAATATATGAACTACAAATAAATTGTACTTTGTTTTAGGTACGCTATGTAGTTGAAGAAATTAATGACAGAACCgattatataaaaatgataaaagaaaatttttccgattgggatataaataaaaaccttatATTAACTGGTTTACATACTTGTGGTTCTCTCACTGACTCAATTATTCGAACATTCTTAGCTACAAAAGacattaatattttatgtatagtTCCCTGTTGTTACCATTTGACAAATGAAAcacttaataaaaaaattaatttttctagaAATGCTAGAATGTTAGCCCAACAATCTGTTGAAAGAAGTACAAAAAACAAATCTGTATCTTCATCATTGTTCTACAGAGCAATATTACAAGTCATTTTTCATTCCTTGGgtatatttgtttttatattaattCAGTTTAAATGTATTTCATATAGTATATactattgtttttcttttttaataggtATTTATAATGCTAGAGTAGGTCGCGGCGGACCATCACACGATTTTCCAAGTTATGCTCAATGGGCATTTTCAAGACTTGGGGTAGATTTGGAGAAGGTATAACAAtaacattattataaatattttagttgaatattttttttaagaaaatttttgCATCCTTAGATACCATCACAAGAAGCACTGAGAAAAACGTTTCAACTTTACGCACATTTAATGGAGAAGTTTTACATATTTCAAATGTTAAGGATACATGTTGGTCTTGTATTAGAAGCAGCCATTATGTTGgatagaataatatttttacagaACAGTAATCAGTGTTCTAAAATTGCGATACTGCGTTTATTTGATCCTATGTTATCTCCAAGACGTTATGGCATTATTGCAGTAAAATAGCGACAGAAAAGAAAGTTATAAACAAAGAAGTATACGACGTGAATACagaaaacaattttattatgtttGTTGTAAAGTTTTCTCATACATAATATgatcaattaaaaaatattacattcatcagtaaaaaattatttgttatgaggtttaattatattattataaccaTAAATCTTGTATCAATGAAAATTATGTGTCATCTGTTTCGGCAGATTGAAGGTAATCCATAACAGACGAAAATCCTTCTCCTTTAACAATAGGGGCTAAAATTCCAGTTGGGGGTAAACCACTTCTTGTTCTACATATACTGCAGTTACATAAATCACGGCAAGGTGGACAAGCCCAATTCTGCAAAATTTTTGCaccaaaataaataattatgaaacaaaaataaaaaataaatatatatatgtataaatatatggcATACAGGATCTTTTAATGCATCAAAGGCACTTTCGCCATATCGTCCTTTTAAGCAAGGTCCACAAAATTGCCCTCTAAGTCCAATACATTCTCCCGAACGACATACAGTCTTTGTATCTAATGTTTTCTGCCTGCACTGATGACAGCATGTTCCATTAATTTTACAATACTGCTTCGAAGTACTTTTGGTTGCAATATTATCTAGCATTTCATCCGTAATTTCATCGACGGACGGTATGTTATTTGGGTCATAAGGAGCTCTGTTTACATTGTATATTCGCTTTTTAGTTATATCATACAAATCATCACTGCTCCCATCGTCACTGCTGATAGATCGTTGCTCTTCCTCTTCATCTACATCGCACACTCCCACCTTCattaaatcgatcgatcgttgaaATGGCTTCGCCCATGGAAATAGAACTTGGAGTTTAGGTTTATTGCTTTTAAGGTTAATTATAccattctctttctcttcttcttcacATTGGGAGATATTCCTTGATCTACTTCTAGTATTATACTTCTTACGAAATTCGTGCTTTACATATTTCATTCTAACACGATCGTTCTTAGAATGAGAAATAGTTTTACGTCTTTTTTTAGGTGGTTCGTTTTCTGAATTCTCGGTATCATTGTGTATTTTTTTCAGTTCTTTTATCTCGTTCGTTTGTTCTTTTAACTCTTTGAAAAATTCGGCAAACTGCAACGTTGAATACAAATAAACACACCGAATAATTATAGGTTAGAAATTTAAATCAAACAAAAGTACTTACGATAGCGTTTCTTTCGGCTATGTTTCTTTTTCGTAAATTGTCGTAATCATCGTTTTCGtccatattaaaaatttaatcttCAAGTAATGTATACTCACGATAatagtatattttttacataaaagAATAGAATCAAAAACAAACACAATACTCGTGTTTAAATCGTTCCACTGGCTCCAAAAATAATCATGGCGAATTGGACAGTTGGACTGTTTTGGCGGGTAAAACCGACAGGACATCTATATAAGTATACACTATAAGTTGCGAGaattatgtatatatgcataGTGCAtgtattaattgaaatatattacattagaGAATTATTAGGGATTTGAGATTACTGAATTACGATTACGAACATATGTAAGAGTATaccatatatgtatttttagtgtCTTCCACTCGAACACATTATAATCTATcttttattaacaaataattgaTGTTTCGAGAAAAAGGCATTTGTTGGATACATCGAGCAAGGGAGCAAGGACGAACATTTACGGTAATACGTACaacgttattgtatattatgTACTAATCACATACTATCTGTAATGTTCAATTGTATATGTATCATCAATGTTTGCATTCAGTAGCTAACAGGACAGAGTATTCGATAAACTATCGTTATCATACCAAACTATTGTACTATAACTAACTATAGTTGTATATAGTCATAAATATCTTTCCATCATTCATCGTTACTTGATTAAAAGCAAGAAGAAGGATAAGTAATAGTTTTTAGTATCGTGTTTATCGTATATTGAAATGGTTTTTATTCATCATTCAGATTATACTATCTACTATAACATTCATAATACTCGATGTAATTACTGTAATTATTGAATCGTTTGTAAAATATGATCGAAATATTACAGAATCGCTTTGTACCGAAACGAACTGTGATCCGATGTTACTTGGTGAAAGTATATCAGCTTATTATATTTACTTTCGAATACAAATAGTCGAGAATTTTGGATTTGAACAAGACGAGCTGCTTTCATCGCTGATAGGCTGtataattatatcatttttcttatctCTGATACGAAGAGCTGGCGTGACGCGAGCGTACGTACGATGCGATGGAGAGAAATAGTAAGCCGCGCAACAAGGCTAGCCACGTCAAGGTGTATCTTTTAGAATTTGACAATCTGGGAAAAACCTAACGCAAACCAATTGTTACAGATTAGAGAGCGAAAGAAAGAGATAGGGAGGGAGGGTATTGGTTTGAAGCAGATTCGAGCACAGAAGGAAAAGTAGTTTCGAATAGTCGGTCGTTGTATTCATCGATTACTGGTAGCGACGCGTAGATCCCGCTAATACGAGCGATCACCGGTTCCTATAAAGGTAAAGATCTACCTATAATTCAAACAAACATTCCGTTGATAGCCTGTTTTGCCGCGCCGATAACACAATGCAATCGTGATAATTTTTCTGGCAAATATTAATATCCTTGCTGATAATGTTACCTTTTTTATTCTCTCATACTTAAGAAAAACCATACAGCTTGAAATCACCTTCTTAAGTGATTATGTAGAGATGACAATGCGTGGCTGTCCGCGCATCTGTTGTTAAATTCGTGTGTTTTTCGAGAATATGCAGTTTAATGCTATTCTACGTTGTTTTGTAATGTAAAAATCACAGGAGAAAAGCACGATAAATCACATTTCTTGTTTCTTGCAGAAGAGCAATTTCTAAATTCTGGACACACTGTTTTTTAATCCTGTATTACATAAATTATCTGTCTACTTAATTTTGAATGTATTTTTGGTCACGTTAAATTATCttcagaaattaattaaaagataatatggatatagtatatttatatcaaagacataattaaatataatacaatataatgtatatGTCACGCATATATAATGTAAggataatttttgtttttctaCATACTTTCATATTAACTATTTTCATTAAGGGATTGTTCCTATTAACTCTGGCGCGATTCTCCAATTTTTTATGTCTCAATCCCGCTTCTGTTCCAATTGGAAAaaccttttaattaattacgaaaATATGCTATATGTTTTTGTCCTGATATATCTATGTACGTAACATCgatttttttaaatcaaattttAGATTAACGCGAGATCTGGATTATACGGTTGtccgtataaaatatataaacacGATGTTCAGAAAAGTCGGCATGATATCTAAAAGAAAGGGATATCTTTTGAATCTGGTCAATCAGGTAATAAGCAGCATTAAATCTGATAGATGGTTTACCAAACAATATGCAAATGGGCTCGTAAATGACTCTtgtcaaattctttaattttttaagcAATAACCGAGATTCACAACATGATAGAATCAGTATTATGAAAGTACAATCAGATCTATCATACGTCTGATAACTATAAAACCAGTAGACTCTGATTTATCGTAGAATGAAGATTAACCGCGTGGAGGAACGTAATCCTTATCATGGTTCCACGATTTCATGATTTAATTAGACAAAGCTTTTCTACGATATGATCACAGATACGCTTACAGCGATTAAGTAATTATGCAAAATGAtgaatattttgtacaaaagATCGAGACGCGTTGAACAGAAATTAAGGACGTAGAGTATTCTTATAGCATTCTTCCACTTTTCTGAAAAAGGCGCAGACTAGCCTCGTTTTCGTTAGGAGCCCTTCAATTTTGCAAAATTGTCTACATTTTAACTCCGATCGCAGGCCGAGAAAAATCATCGAACTATAACGTCACAAGAAATTTTCGAACGCGAATCAAAATACGGTGCTCACAATTATCATCCGCTGCCTGTTGCGTTATGCAAAGCGGAAGGAGTTTTCATGTGGGACGTCGAAGGCAAACGTTACTATGATTTTCTGAGTGCCTACTCTGCCGTTAATCAAGGCCATTGCCATCCAAGAATTTACAAGGCTTTGGTCGAACAAGCGAAGGTTTTGACATTAACTTCGCGGGCTTTTTACTCGGATGCATTGGGAGAATTCGAAGAATATATTACGAAACTTTTCGGGTGAGTAAGACTACTGTGTGATTACGTTCCTCTTGCCACTCCTTTTATTTGTTCATTTGCACCTTTTGTACAAGTTGTGATAATGCGTTCTCACATGCGTTTACACAACGTCTGTTCTCGCATCTGGCATCAGATAATCGACATATCTTCCTATAATATAGCGATTGTGGAAGGGGAACGAAAATGTAATGTGCGCTAGAATTCCAATTATATTGCCGCTCATAAATGTACGGAATGTTGATAGAAAATTGATAACGGACTGATGGTTAAAattaatacatatgtattatctTTTTATCGAACCAGCaactaataaattttaaatattcgtttGAAAATTGACTGAcggtatattaaaaaatcatcgataTATCTACTGGTCTCAAATATTACTGCTTAAATTAACCAGCACATAAATGAAGAAAAAGCCTTTCTTATCTGATATGTAttgtagaaacaatttaaatAGTTTGGAGATAGTAACATCTATAGATGACAATATTTCATTGTATATCCATTGATTATTATTCAAATGTCGTGTCATATCGTGTttctgtaattaaattatatcctaCCAAGAATAAGCAAATGTTCAGATACTTTTGACAGTGTATCTGAATTCCATTCGTTAAAATGGAATTTTGTTTAATACCCCATCGAGCGAATTTTTACCGAGCGAATCCACTTATGCATCTGGATGTGAATACTTTCGAACACTTCGAACTACATCGAATACTTTCAAGCAGTATTATACCTATACGAATGAGTTCAGATAAATCAAGGTCTACTATATGTATGTAAGAAATGTCTACTAACATAGTAaagtataaatgaaatttcgtttCCCGTGTATCTTTAATAATCGATATCATAAATAACGGAATGGAATATCAAATGTTTAGGTACGATAAATGGCTTCCGATGAACACAGGAGTAGAAGGCGGCGAAACCGCTTGTAAGTTGGCACGCAGATGGGGTTACACGTGCAAAGGTATACCGCAGTATCAAGCGAAGATCGTTTTCGCGGAAGGCAATTTTTGGGGCAGAACGATGAGCGCGATATCCTCAAGCACGGATCCAACTAGTTACAGTGGGTTCGGTCCATTTATGCCTGGATTCGAGCTCGTTCCATACGACGATCTTACGGCGCTTCAACAGGTTTTAGCCGATCCTCAGGTTTGTGCTTTCATGGTGGAACCTATTCAAGGCGAAGCTGGCGTCGTCGTACCGAAGGTATCGTAACTCTCgtttaattatcaaaaaataaaatattaattgcacCATTCGGATCAATGTGATTTATACAGTAGAACCTCGCTTATTCGAACCGATCAAGATACGCGCtaataattttgatttattataacatttattataacacattttttattttacacgcGAGAGTAATCTTAAAATTCAGTACGTTGTCTTTTATTTGCTACTGGCACCAAACAACTAGATATCGTTCCATTCGCTTCGTTATTTCGTTTCAAAATGttgcttattataatattaagacGTTGCTTGTCTTAATAACTGTCTTTATACAATTTCGTTAACTTGTATATTGTTTCTTAAGGACGGCTATCTGAAGGGTGTGAGAGAATTATGTACGAAGCATAACGTTTTATGGATCGCCGACGAGGTGCAAACTGGTTTGGCAAGGACAGGAAAACGATTGGCGGTAGATCACGAAAATGTAAAACCAGACATTTTGATTCTTGGAAAGGCTCTGTCCGGTGGTTTCTATCCAGTTTCTGGTGTATTCGCCAACGATTCTGTGATGTTAACTATAAAGCCTGGCGAACACGGCTCGACTTACGGTGGCAACCCTCTAGGATGTAGAGTCGCTCTTGAAGCGCTTCGCGTGCTCGAGGAAGAAAAACTAGCGGAAAATGCTGAAAGGCTCGGACATATTCTCAGGAACGAGCTTGGAAAATTACCAAAGGATGTGGTTACTCTTGTTCGTGGAAAGGGTTTACTTAACGCTATTGTTATCAAAAAAGACATCGATGCCATGGATGTATGCTTGAAATTGAAAGAGGAGGGTTTACTCGCGAAACCAACGCACGGTCATATAATCAGATTGGCACCGCCGTTGGTCATCACGGAATCGCAAATAAGAGAATGCATCGATAtcatttctcgagttatttctcGATACGTTAATTAACACCATACATTCTACGTACTTGGAAAATCCGCCTCGATCCCGTTTCCCGTTCTAATTTCTGAAAGATGTTAATAAAGTcacattttattctttttctctttcctcgttTCATAGAAAGTAACAGTGAACTAACTTTCACCACTATGCGATCACTATTCTCGGCCGTCTACATAATTCAGATAGACTGCGGATCGACGAAGCTAAACACGGTAAAATTGAGCCAAGAACATGTACCGAAAGCTGTCGAAGCTGTTATCTTCCGTATGCACCGCATGTACAGAGGAAAAAATATTGCCCGATTAGTTATATACTGGTTATTAATAGCTATACGTGATACGGTTCTATCCTGTACTGTCACGAGATCAGTGTTTGTTCCGACGCTTGTCAGACATCGAATACTGGCTCAAACTCGCGATAATATCGCGCTTGAACATTGTAGGTCAATATTGGCAATCGCTTGTTTTATGATACAGTCGCATTTGTCATACGTAATTAATTTCCTATCGGATGTCGACTCGTAAGACTTTAGAAAGAACGGTAAATAAACGGAAACGAAAAAGAATGCCAcgacatatattttttttatcaaatgaTCCTCCTCTTATACAAACTTCGTAATCCTTGTTATTGGTAATTGTACATATTATGAGTATAATTGTTGTTCTCGATTCGTTTCGCGCTTGCGAAAGAATCGTAAAACaaacgagagaaagaagagatgGTACGTTAGCGTTTATTATTTCTCACTAGAAGTGTGCAAGTACATTGCCATCCAGAAGTATACGGACAGTTtcaaattattgcaaatatataaaatttacgttaatttattttttttactagAACTTATTCTAAACTCTTCAATCAAATTTTGATCTATGACCTTATCCCAGATAACCATATACAGTTAGTAGATATTGATTAAAacgatagaaaatattaaacagTATAAATAAAAGAGCGATCATTGAAAGTGGATGAAAATTGTTCCTGCAGAGACGTCTGTTTAGTTTAGTTTTTGTGACTTTAAAATTCAATGTTGGAATCGATTGAAACATGTTTGTAGCTACGTTCTAAAAGTTTATGTAGATTTTACGAGGTATCAACCATTCATTACGGATGAACTAAATCGATACAGATACATTTCTTGTCTGAATTTAAATTTAGCAGAACATTTGATCGCAGTTATGACAAAAGGCAAAGAATTAACAGTTGGGAGACGTTCTTTAATAACAGATTTACCACTCGACAGTAACGTGCATCTCCTCAGATACATCGTTTCACGATCAGATTATTGTGATATATGTTGTTTGCAGTTTCTCATTTGATTTAGCGTGGTGGCGCCGTAATAAACGATGCCCCTCATTATCAGATACGAGTTCTTCAGTTACGCTACAGCATTTATTCTAAATCCCACCGACATATGTATCAATTATATACAAAAACATCCCGAGTAAATAAGCAGTACACATCACCCCTACTCTTTCTTGTTCTCCTGATATAAATGTAAGACAGCCTCTGAAATTAAACACAGTGGCAAGAGATTCTTTTCTTCGAACGATTCCACGAATCTAAATTAACCGCGGTACTATAATTTGAAATCTTTAAAATGCAGCCGATCACAAGATCACGAATCTTCGGTTTAACGAAAGAAGTAGAGCTGAAGAGATTCCTGAGTTCGCAAGAGTTGATTGATCGTGATAATATGTATGGTGGTAGACATTTTAAGCCACTTCCGGTAGTTCTTGCAAGAGGCGAAGGCGTTTATTTGTGGGACGTCGAAGGGAAACGATATCTCGATTTTTTGGCGGGTTTCTCAACAGTGAATCAAGGTCATTGTCATCCACGTTTGGTGAAAGTAATGAGAGAACAAGTGGGAAAGCTCGCTCACACGTCTAGAGCTTTTTATTCGGAGCCTCACGGTGCACTAGGAGAATATCTGTCGAAGCTTCTGGGGTGGGACAAATTCTTGCCGATGAATACtggtacgaaaaaaaaaaaaaacgaaatacaTTCAAAGATGGAGAAATTAGATAGAAAAGAACAGAAGGCGTGTTAAAAGTAATGAGCATCCGGACACTTTGATCGATTTATAGTAATTATACAGTACAGTAATCTGAATTTGACTAATGTGTACAAATCAATAATGAACTAATAGTTAGAAGCGAtgttttctatctttttatagaGTATATAACAGAGTATATACGCTTAAGTAAGTTACTTATTAAAATATGTAACAATTATATCAATATGTAACAAATATATGAAAACGTGTTTCCTCAAAAGTAATCCTGTGTTCGGATACTTGCGTATACTTGTCAATGGAAAATCAGAATTTAGAAGCGCAAAATACGTAGACGCGTCTATGTGTTGCATTACAGGAGTCGAAGCAGGTGATACTGCCATTAAGGTTGCTAGGCGTTGGGCTTACAGAGTAAAGAAGATACCTCCGGAACAAGCAACCGTGGTCTTCGCAAAAGGGAACTTCTGGGGACGTTCTATAGCCGCGCTGTCTGCATCTACGGATTCAAATTGTTACACCGATTTCGGACCTTACGTTCCTCGCTTCGACAAAGTACCGTACAACGACCTCAACGCTTTAGAAGAAAAATTTAAGCAGGATCCAACTGTTTGCGCGTACATGATGGAACCAATTCAAGGAGAAGCGGGTGTCATAATACCGAATGTATGTTATTTTCATCTTCCATCAGACTTGAATAGACAAATGGTCGAATAGATAACAGACAGATATAATACGCATTTTGGGTCGTATAGATCCGTGAAGAATAGTTTCAGTAATTGGAGTTCCATT
Proteins encoded in this region:
- the LOC117165707 gene encoding putative methyltransferase-like protein 25, producing MYDKHFDEIIYFINTYHKLVNCHIVDFITENLWTTCLPEALRSELEKNELSWISWTENDNCPTLNNFIKLAKSLSLQSCSIETNSKDFLNTLPDTNNQKKCMCENIKIEFINTKKLHEVESLGNIIGEVAARTNNLVIDAGAGKAYLSTFLAENHKVPVLAIDSSQLCSNGAICRQKKLRKKLILSPMLVRYVVEEINDRTDYIKMIKENFSDWDINKNLILTGLHTCGSLTDSIIRTFLATKDINILCIVPCCYHLTNETLNKKINFSRNARMLAQQSVERSTKNKSVSSSLFYRAILQVIFHSLGIYNARVGRGGPSHDFPSYAQWAFSRLGVDLEKIPSQEALRKTFQLYAHLMEKFYIFQMLRIHVGLVLEAAIMLDRIIFLQNSNQCSKIAILRLFDPMLSPRRYGIIAVK
- the LOC117165729 gene encoding uncharacterized protein LOC117165729 isoform X1, whose amino-acid sequence is MSDKEDIDINKKLEDLLFVEENAQSVGYEEGFEVGKKQLENGFHFGYHRGSLVGAQLGYYSGILEQYLTTNRCNSEKAVSIAKTLLQDIYNFPKFNDETVDILKIVDNIKFKYAKFCALTKISSSYPEVDKLDF
- the LOC117165729 gene encoding uncharacterized protein LOC117165729 isoform X2; the encoded protein is MSDKEDIDINKKLEDLLFVEENAQSVGYEEGFEVGKKQLENGFHFGYHRGSLDIYNFPKFNDETVDILKIVDNIKFKYAKFCALTKISSSYPEVDKLDF
- the LOC117165716 gene encoding uncharacterized protein LOC117165716, which translates into the protein MDENDDYDNLRKRNIAERNAIFAEFFKELKEQTNEIKELKKIHNDTENSENEPPKKRRKTISHSKNDRVRMKYVKHEFRKKYNTRSRSRNISQCEEEEKENGIINLKSNKPKLQVLFPWAKPFQRSIDLMKVGVCDVDEEEEQRSISSDDGSSDDLYDITKKRIYNVNRAPYDPNNIPSVDEITDEMLDNIATKSTSKQYCKINGTCCHQCRQKTLDTKTVCRSGECIGLRGQFCGPCLKGRYGESAFDALKDPNWACPPCRDLCNCSICRTRSGLPPTGILAPIVKGEGFSSVMDYLQSAETDDT